Proteins encoded by one window of Eremothecium cymbalariae DBVPG#7215 chromosome 1, complete sequence:
- the SNU13 gene encoding RNA binding protein SNU13 (similar to Ashbya gossypii AEL070W): MSSKPNPKAFPLADDTLTQQILDVVQQASNMRQLKKGANEATKTLNRGISEFIIMAADCEPIEILLHLPLLCEDKNVPYVFVPSRVALGRACGVSRPVIAASITTNDASPMKNQIYGVKDKIETLLI; encoded by the coding sequence ATGTCATCTAAACCTAATCCTAAAGCGTTCCCATTAGCAGATGATACTTTGACACAACAAATTTTGGATGTTGTGCAGCAAGCGTCTAATATGAgacagttgaagaagggCGCTAATGAGGCCACCAAGACTTTGAACCGTGGTATTTCTgagtttattattatggcGGCTGACTGTGAACCTATTGAGATTTTGTTGCATTTGCCATTATTGTGTGAGGATAAGAATGTTCCATATGTATTTGTGCCTTCTAGAGTTGCTTTGGGTAGAGCTTGTGGGGTTTCCAGACCAGTGATTGCTGCTTCAATTACGACGAACGATGCTTCTCCAATGAAGAACCAAATCTATGGTGTCAAAGACAAAATCGAGACTTTGTTGATTTAA
- the GEF1 gene encoding Gef1p (similar to Ashbya gossypii AEL071C), translating to MFFQEVDSGEGNAVIPEVKKFDEFKTIDWVEEEKCHEGRIVVGETYYEGRWSSYKNLIWRRGKVVIVLTLIGLLVGCIAGFIQIFTETLVNLKSGVCTRNWLLNKSFCCTDRDEHTGKLFVLDDVKCVNENIWAPWSNPVWAYVVFIILSCGFAMLSALSVRYLAPMATGSGISEIKVHVSGFGYKEKFFSLTTLAVKSIALPLAISSGLSVGKEGPSVHYATCCGYIIVKLLLGNTLKFPEQSEYLIASSAAGVAVAFGAPIGGVLFGLEEISSSAQFNLSTLWKSYYVALCAVSMLQYINPFRNGKIVLFEVKYDNDWHVQEIPIFVLLGIFGGLYGNYISKWNIRFVQFRRKYLWKWPLQEVFLLASVTSILSYFNEFLKLDMTESMEILFHECVKDSNNSQWNHRLCVIDEKSTLLSFFGMYFSLIFATLLRALGVVVSYGCQVPAGIFVPSMAVGATFGRSVSLLVERFITGPNVITTGTYAFLGAAAALSGITNMTLTVVVIMFELTGAFIYIIPTMVVVAVTRIVFNSFGSEGGIAEKMITINGFPYLEYPQENNDFLDDYCAEDIMTTNLITIKETMHLLELESLLETVGSSYRGFPIIKVEDTNELEKRCVGYVSLRNIQSYLGMVTSDDRARNTIINFNKENSTADEDNFIHFKDLVNYTPFHVHRSLSLSLLSRMFQKLGCKLVIVEEAGFLMGIITQKDFLRFQRTKRREIMGPLYTFDESLEEGLWSIITAANHKMKNML from the coding sequence ATGTTTTTTCAAGAGGTAGATTCGGGAGAGGGTAATGCAGTGATTCCTGAAGTTAAAAAGTTCGATGAATTTAAAACAATTGATTGGGTTGAGGAGGAGAAGTGTCATGAGGGGAGGATTGTGGTTGGTGAGACATATTATGAAGGGCGGTGGAGTAGTTACAAAAACCTGATATGGAGGAGAGGGAAAGTGGTGATCGTTTTGACGTTGATTGGGTTGCTGGTTGGGTGTATTGCCGGATTCATACAAATCTTCACAGAAACATTGGTTAATTTGAAGTCTGGGGTGTGTACGCGGAATTGGTTATTGAACAAGTCTTTTTGCTGTACAGATAGAGATGAACATACAGGGAAGTTATTTGTATTAGACGATGTAAAATGTGTCAATGAGAATATTTGGGCACCTTGGTCTAATCCAGTGTGGGCATATGttgtatttattatcttgtCCTGCGGGTTTGCGATGCTGAGTGCCCTTTCTGTGAGATACCTTGCGCCGATGGCAACAGGGTCGGGGATTTCTGAAATTAAGGTGCATGTTTCAGGGTTTGGTTATAAGGAGAAATTTTTCAGTCTAACTACTTTGGCAGTCAAATCTATAGCTCTACCTTTGGCTATTTCTTCAGGTCTTAGTGTGGGGAAAGAGGGCCCTTCGGTGCACTATGCCACATGTTGCGGCTATATTATAGTTAAGCTACTTCTAGGAAATACATTAAAGTTTCCCGAACAGTCTGAATACTTGATTGCGTCAAGTGCTGCTGGTGTGGCAGTAGCTTTTGGTGCTCCCATTGGTGGAGTATTGTTTGGTTTAGAGGAAATATCCAGTTCTGCTCAGTTTAATCTGTCTACTCTTTGGAAGTCTTATTATGTTGCATTGTGTGCAGTTTCCATGTTACAATACATAAATCCTTTTAGGAATGGAAAAATTGTACTATTCGAGGTAAAATACGACAATGATTGGCATGTTCAAGAAATACCCATATTCGTTCTATTGGGTATATTTGGGGGATTATATGGCAATTATATCAGTAAGTGGAATATCAGGTTTGTACAATTCAGAAGAAAGTATTTATGGAAATGGCCTTTACAGGAGGTATTTTTATTAGCTTCGGTCACCTCCATCTTGTCATATTTCAACGAGTTTCTAAAGCTTGATATGACGGAAAGCATggaaattttatttcatgAATGTGTTAAAGATTCCAATAACTCTCAATGGAATCATAGACTATGCgtaattgatgaaaaatcaacTTTATTAAGTTTTTTTGGAATGTACTTCTCTTTGATTTTTGCAACTCTTTTGAGAGCTCttggtgttgttgtgtCGTATGGTTGCCAGGTTCCTGCAGGCATCTTCGTACCATCAATGGCTGTTGGTGCTACTTTTGGCCGTTCTGTCAGTTTATTGGTGGAGAGATTTATCACTGGACCAAATGTAATTACTACAGGCACTTACGCATTCTTAGGCGCTGCAGCTGCTTTAAGCGGGATTACGAATATGACTTTAACGGTTGTTGTGATAATGTTTGAATTGACTGGTGcatttatttatattattccAACAATGGTTGTGGTTGCAGTTACAAGGATCGTCTTCAACTCCTTCGGTTCAGAGGGTGGTATTGCTGAGAAGATGATTACGATTAATGGTTTTCCGTACTTGGAGTATCCTCAAGAGAACAATGACTTTTTAGACGATTATTGCGCTGAAGATATCATGACCACCAACTTGATAACCATAAAGGAAACTATGCATCTATTAGAGTTAGAATCACTTTTGGAGACAGTAGGGAGTTCTTATAGGGGCTTTCCTATCATCAAAGTTGAAGACACAAATGAACTTGAAAAGCGTTGTGTCGGCTACGTTTCTTTGCGTAACATTCAGTCTTATTTAGGTATGGTCACTAGTGATGACAGAGCACGAAACACCATAATTAATTTTAACAAAGAGAATTCAACGgctgatgaagataattTTATacattttaaagatttgGTTAATTACACCCCATTCCATGTTCATAGATCACTTTCACTATCCCTTCTTTCTCGCATGTTTCAAAAGCTTGGTTGTAAACTAGTAATAGTTGAAGAGGCTGGCTTTCTAATGGGAATAATCACACAAAAGGACTTTCTAAGATTTCAAAGAACAAAGAGAAGGGAAATAATGGGTCCATTGTACACATTTGATGAATCATTGGAGGAAGGATTATGGTCTATTATTACAGCTGCAAACcataaaatgaaaaatatgcTCTAG